The Pseudomonas sp. IB20 region CAGTCGTAACCGGCGAGCGTGGCCTGCGGGATGCCCAGGGCATCCATGAAATCCAACAGATCCTTGGCCAACACCGCCTGTTGACCGGAGCGCATCACCTGCTCATTGATAAACCGCGTAGGGCCATAACCCCGCAGGTACGGCACCAACACCCGGCAGCCACGCTCAGCCAGGTGCGGTGCGATGTCATCGTAGGCACGCGGGTCGTAAGGGAAGCCGTGCAGCAGGATCACCGGTTCACCGTCTTCTGGGCCATGGGCTTCGTAGGCTACTTCGAGCAGGGGCGTACGCACAGACAGCAGTGGGGCGGAAATGGTCATGATGGGCTCCTCGAAGCCGGCCAAAAGTGCTTGAACTCTAGTCAAATGCTGTGACGGGGTCACGGGGTCGCAGGCAATTGAATCTCATTACTTTCAGGTAGAGATTGGCGGCTTTAGAGCTGTTTTTTTGCTTCTACCCCTCAGGCCTCCTCAGGGTTGCCAGGTGGTCTTCGTGCCACTGAGCTTACGGTCCAAAAACGTTGCCGCGCTGATCAACGCTAAATGGCTCAGCGCCTGGGGCGTATTGCCCAAGTGATGCGCCTGGTTATCGAACTCTTCGGCATACAGCCCCAACGGATTGGCGTATCGCAACAGTTGTTCAAATTCCAAGTGCGCCTTTTCCACTTGCCCAGCGCGGGCGAGGCATTCGACGTACCAGAACGAACAGGCAGCAAACGCGCCTTCGGTGCCTTGCAAACCGTCGATCTGGCTGTCGTCGTTGCGGTAGCGGTAGACCATGCCGTCACGCACCAGGCTTTTCTGAATCGCCGCAAGCGTCGACAGCCAGCGCGGGTCGGTAGCCGCAACGAAGCGCACCAGCGGCATCAACAGCATCGAACCGTCGAGTGCGGTGCTGCCGATATGCTGCACAAAGTGCCCGCGTTCTTCGTTCCAAAAGTTACTCCAGATATCCGCATAGATCGCCTGACGCGTCTGGTCCCACCGCGCGAACGGAGCGGGCAGCGAGCGCTTGGAAGCCAGGCGGATTGCGCGGTCCAGCGCCACCCAGCACATCAGCCTCGAATGCAGGAAGTGATGCTCCTCGCCGCGCATTTCCCAGATGCCCACGTCCTTGCTGTTCCAGATCTCGCAGACCTGATCAGCCACTTCCACCGTGTGTTTCCAACCTTCGTGGGAGATGGCTTCACCGTATTTATTGACCAGGTACACCGCATCCATCAGCTCGCCGTAGATATCCAGCTGGATCTGGTCGAAGGCCTCATTGCCGATACGTACTGGCTTGGCACCACCGTGGCCGCTGAAGTGATCAAGCGTGGTTTCGGGCAGTTCCTGGCGGCCGTCGATGCCGTAGAGAATGTTGATTTTGGTCGGCTGGCCGCAGCAGTCGCTGACGCGGCCTTTGAGCCAGCGCATGTAAGCATTGGCTTCTTCGATGAAGCCCAGGCGCATGAATGCATAGACCGTGAACGAGGCGTCGCGGATCCAGGTGTAGCGGTAATCCCAATTGCGCTCGCCGCCAGGGGTTTCCGGCAGGCCGAAGGTGGCGGCGGCGATGATTGCGCCGTGTTTGCGTGAGGTCAAAAGCTTCAGCGCCAGGGCCGAGCGGTTAACCAT contains the following coding sequences:
- a CDS encoding glycoside hydrolase family 15 protein; this translates as MVDFKNEQQSAIDAHGIIGDMRSAALVNDRGSIDFFCWPEFDSPSIFCSLLDTPEAGVFQLTPDLKNARREQIYLPDTNVLQTRWLSDEAVVEITDLLVISEEIDDLPLLIRRVRVVSGTATIHLRCAVRHDYARTPTQASIDDGMVYFAADGQPGLRLASSHAMQIEADAAVASFTLAQEEGAEFVLGGQDDPRVNSGCTDLALAHTLKFWRGWIAQSNYRGRWREMVNRSALALKLLTSRKHGAIIAAATFGLPETPGGERNWDYRYTWIRDASFTVYAFMRLGFIEEANAYMRWLKGRVSDCCGQPTKINILYGIDGRQELPETTLDHFSGHGGAKPVRIGNEAFDQIQLDIYGELMDAVYLVNKYGEAISHEGWKHTVEVADQVCEIWNSKDVGIWEMRGEEHHFLHSRLMCWVALDRAIRLASKRSLPAPFARWDQTRQAIYADIWSNFWNEERGHFVQHIGSTALDGSMLLMPLVRFVAATDPRWLSTLAAIQKSLVRDGMVYRYRNDDSQIDGLQGTEGAFAACSFWYVECLARAGQVEKAHLEFEQLLRYANPLGLYAEEFDNQAHHLGNTPQALSHLALISAATFLDRKLSGTKTTWQP